The DNA segment gtggtcatgggtcgactagAGGGATACTTGAGATTGAATTATTGATTTCATatattggttttgaaacagtatAACTCTGGTTTaccatttgcttccgctgaacatgttggttttcactTAACTTTTTGACGGTActttttcattaataattgaggattttatttagaaacttgtttgggttcaatgtaattagtggctcattattggtacgtcacacgcgtagcagggacattccctaggggGGTATTTTTTGGTTGTGACAAGCCCAGCAGCGAAAAGGGGGCTACTCCCCTTTCTGGAAAATTTACTCTCAAAACCGTTGTTAAAAAggctttgataccacttgttaaACAAAATTTGAAGAAGAGAAACAAAGAGGGCACTACATTCTTGATCTCAAACAAAAAAGATCGACACTTAATTTTTCTGAATAATAAACGATTACAAGGACTAAATATTTAAAAACTAAACATCCTAGACTAATAAGTATTCTAGTTCTTCTTTCATGTAAACTCTAAACAATACTTAtctaaacaaataataataaaactaaataCTAATAGATAATTCATATTATAATTAAATAgcattagttattattttactcTTTTATTCCTTTGACTCAAGATCGGCCGCCCCTATGAGATCAACCGAACCTCCCTGTTGATTGTGCTAATAATCATGACCAACAAGCATCTATAGATCCCAGGAGATCATTGAATCCAACCatcaacaagaacataaattaaGAACAAAGAGGAAGGGATGAACCGTAAAACATAACTTGTATAGATCCACACACCGACACCAATATTTACATCATTTGACAttgtatatgtatttttttaatggAAAATATTACTCTTACTCTTTTTTACACCAATAATGTGGTGACTTTTTGAATCGCCAAATCCTTAAACCCTAATTGCAAACGTCGTAAAGAGTTTTCAATTTTTAGTTGTTATTACAAACTAACCCTTTAACTCTAAACAAACACATAGAATTACTCATACTATACATTACACTAATTACATTTGAGTCAAACAACTAAGGCTACTAGTTTTCAGGACCCTAAATCAAGTTTAGAAAGATTTAAATCATTTAGTATCAACAAATGTTTCACAAACCTTAAAATTCGGTTGTTAAGTTGTATTATTTGTGGATAACTTTTCGAGTTTAGAGTTTGTATATGTGTTTTTGGTTTGATAATGTATTTTTAAATATTTCTTGAAACATAAATAAGCAAACTGAGAaactatatttttttaaaagtttaTGTAGGTTGCAAAAACATTTTGTCACAAAATAATATGGTGCAAACTTTGTTGCTAATTGGTTCAGGATATGATGGTAACTTTGAGATGATATTTCATTTAATAGCTAAAAACAGTCACAAAATTCAGTTCCAACCAAGATTTCGGTAAACGCAGAAACTAGTCACAAAAGAGCACTTGTGGCAGTTTTGCAACAGTTACAAACATCAGATCGTAGTAATCATCACTCAATATATCGTAATTATTCTTTGTTATTATGATAGAACTGATCGAATGGTATCGATCATGATATATATAATTATTGATCAGTTGCATATATGCCTCATATATGCCTGGTCCATGTGAGCAATTATTAACAAACAACAAATAAATAAAGACACAATTAAGACATGTAATCCTCGAAGCTTAGATTATTGTCTCTCCACATTCTTGTAATACAGGAGCTGGCTTGACTTCGAAGAGAAGCTTCATTCCATTCAGACAATCCTCTCTGGTGCTCATAACACAACGCTTTCCGATTTTCATTACGGTTAGGCAATTATTTCCACAAGGATACATCTCCATAAGTGGATCATTAGGACAACAAGCATTACACTTTTCATGAGTCGTGTAATATAGCTTACGTGTTTCCCTTTCGAATCTGAACACTACATCAACAATATAGTtcaattagttaatttaattagCTTGCCTCAGGACATACATAATTATCAACAAATCATGTATAATGTTTACCAAGTTTGTCTCCCTGAAAGATTTCCTTATCCTTGATCCACGCATCGTAATCAACACCCGGGGCCCATCCTTTATCGTCTCCAACTATATACTCCTTTGCTCGAGCCCAAGTAGCTTGAGCCACTAGTGTTGCTATGAGGATTAAGATGCCCAAATTTTTGTTAGCCATTTTGGTTCTTATTTCAATTCATTCTAGAATACAACTTCAACTTCCAATATATTGAGAAAGAAAGCATGCTACAAATTCTATGCACCATTAGAATTGATGGACACGCTATTTTCTTTCCtaataacatgtttaaatattcTAAATTTGGGAAAACCGTACGACCTTCTCTGGTTAGTAAATtaaacatatatgtatatatttgatTCTATCCTTAGAAAACTAAAGTAAACAAAGCAATTTAAATCACTAGCTATCATTCAAAAGATGCATTTTATATTTTAGTTTCTAAACATCGGTTCTCTTcgtgtattttttttttcctttttgtgCTGTACATTTGACATGTACATCAATGAACTTCCATAAACTTGAAAAAAACAcacttttaaaattaaaatatgaAACTAACAACTTTATCGTAATTCCTAATTCTTCCCAATACAAATCAAATACGAATTTTTTTTAACTGTTCTTGATTCTTCAAGactgttcttgatgttcttcgaAGCTGCTAAACTTTTTTTCTTGTTCTTCGAATGATATCCAGATAAAGCAAGCCTTTGAAAGACTtcttaggctctgataccaattgtaagtccagaAAACTACAATCGAATATCACAAACACCTAAACAAGTCACGGAATAACAAgaaaagatgtagaagatgaagaaCAAGTCGATGGTATTGATTGAAAAGTGCACACGACCACAAAGATCGTCTGGTACATGAACTCCTTGAATTGCAAACAATCAACAACCTAATTTGTTTCTAATGTCTCTAATGTGCTAACCCTAATAATTAACAAAACATGTCATTATATAGGATCCACCAAGAATTCGACCCACTTGGCCTAACCTAATATTATCTAACCCACTAGAAAACTAAGCCCAATAGCTTATAATTGTGTTTGATAAAGATAAGCATAAACCTACGCAATTATATGGCCTTAtatggactcaaaacgttataaaatgaacggTTAGGGACTTAGTGCATTAAACTTTTTTATTATGGACTCAAGTGATTAAAACCACTAAAAGACGAAcacttaaaaagtaatttactctagatCAAAGGTCTGCTTCAATTGATTGACGATTCATCTTTCCACTCAGATGATCTCTGCAGAACCAGTTGAGTGTTTTTTTCTATTCCTTGTTAATTCGTAAATTTATACTTGTGTTCTAATTGGTcgaaaccttagggacgaaaactGCATCTTACTCCAAA comes from the Helianthus annuus cultivar XRQ/B chromosome 4, HanXRQr2.0-SUNRISE, whole genome shotgun sequence genome and includes:
- the LOC110881013 gene encoding blue copper protein 1b, whose protein sequence is MANKNLGILILIATLVAQATWARAKEYIVGDDKGWAPGVDYDAWIKDKEIFQGDKLVFRFERETRKLYYTTHEKCNACCPNDPLMEMYPCGNNCLTVMKIGKRCVMSTREDCLNGMKLLFEVKPAPVLQECGETII